In one Roseburia intestinalis L1-82 genomic region, the following are encoded:
- a CDS encoding putative polysaccharide biosynthesis protein: MGKQNKKSSTSFLVQGSILAIASIVSRIIGLIYRIPLTNIIGDTGNDYYGTAFQIYNILLIISSYSLPLAVSKLVSANYSQGRRHNVYRILKCALIFGVCTGTVAALILLFGAEFITGTLMKTPMSVFAVRVLIPVLLIVAVLGVMRGFFQGLGTMMPSATSQILEQIANAIVSVWAAYVLADYGAKAGALLGDADNYSAAYGAAGGTLGTAIGALVALLFCTFVLVVYLCAFKRSLHRERKRNVDSYGSIFHLLIITIIPVLLSSTIYNCNTVIDQAVYKHIAAYQGYTANQYGSWNGIYTGKYTVLINVPISIASAMAASSVPALTAAYAAGKKGEAKRQIGIATRFIMVIAFPCAVGMGILASPILQLLFRDSSETAAHMLQVGAVTILFFSLSTLSNGLLQGIGRMKEPIKNAIIALVLHLGLLAALMFLFDLNIFAVVIANAAFGLIMCILNAGSIRRYSGYHQEIRKTFFVPAIAAAGMGVVVWLVYHGILYVLRVNAVATLLSIVIGAAVYAVLLLLLKGLNEQEILRFPKGRMLADVAKKMHLLK, from the coding sequence ATGGGCAAACAAAATAAAAAAAGCAGTACAAGTTTTCTTGTGCAGGGTTCTATTCTTGCTATCGCATCCATCGTCAGCCGTATTATCGGTCTGATCTACCGTATCCCGCTGACAAATATTATCGGGGATACCGGAAATGACTACTATGGAACTGCTTTCCAGATTTATAATATATTATTGATCATTTCATCCTACAGTCTGCCGCTCGCAGTATCAAAACTTGTATCTGCAAATTATTCACAGGGCAGAAGACACAATGTATACCGCATTTTAAAATGTGCATTGATCTTCGGTGTATGTACCGGTACGGTCGCCGCACTGATCCTTTTGTTTGGTGCTGAGTTTATCACAGGCACGCTGATGAAAACACCGATGAGCGTCTTCGCTGTGCGTGTACTGATCCCTGTACTTCTGATTGTTGCAGTACTTGGTGTTATGAGAGGATTTTTTCAGGGACTTGGAACAATGATGCCGAGTGCAACTTCCCAGATCTTAGAGCAGATTGCAAATGCAATCGTCAGTGTATGGGCAGCGTATGTATTGGCTGATTATGGTGCAAAGGCTGGAGCACTGCTTGGTGATGCTGATAATTATTCCGCAGCATACGGAGCAGCAGGAGGAACGCTTGGTACTGCGATCGGAGCACTGGTTGCATTATTATTCTGTACCTTTGTACTGGTTGTATATCTGTGTGCGTTCAAACGCAGTCTGCACAGAGAGCGGAAAAGAAACGTTGATTCCTATGGCTCGATATTTCATCTGCTTATCATAACGATCATCCCGGTTTTACTGAGCAGTACGATCTACAACTGCAATACCGTCATAGATCAGGCTGTATATAAACACATTGCTGCATATCAGGGATATACCGCGAACCAGTATGGTTCCTGGAATGGTATTTATACTGGAAAATATACGGTTCTGATCAATGTTCCGATCTCCATTGCATCAGCGATGGCGGCATCCTCTGTTCCTGCACTGACTGCTGCCTATGCAGCCGGGAAAAAAGGTGAAGCAAAACGACAGATCGGGATTGCAACACGTTTTATCATGGTGATTGCTTTTCCATGTGCAGTTGGCATGGGCATACTTGCATCACCGATCTTACAGCTTTTGTTCCGTGATTCATCGGAGACTGCTGCACATATGTTACAGGTAGGAGCTGTTACGATTTTGTTTTTTTCACTGTCAACGCTTTCAAACGGTCTTTTACAGGGAATCGGCCGCATGAAAGAACCGATCAAAAATGCGATCATTGCACTGGTACTGCATTTAGGACTGCTGGCAGCACTTATGTTCTTGTTTGACTTAAACATTTTTGCAGTCGTTATCGCAAATGCAGCATTCGGTCTTATCATGTGTATTTTAAATGCAGGATCAATCCGCCGTTACAGTGGATATCATCAGGAAATTCGAAAAACATTTTTTGTCCCTGCAATCGCCGCTGCCGGTATGGGTGTTGTTGTATGGCTCGTCTATCATGGCATTCTGTACGTGCTGCGTGTTAATGCTGTAGCAACGCTTTTGTCGATCGTGATTGGAGCGGCGGTATATGCAGTGTTACTGTTGCTGTTAAAAGGATTAAATGAGCAGGAAATCTTGCGTTTCCCGAAAGGCCGCATGCTGGCAGATGTCGCAAAAAAAATGCACTTATTAAAATAG
- the ybeY gene encoding rRNA maturation RNase YbeY, producing MSLFIEKETDTDFSFDEEALAKEVTDYAIEHEGFPFEAEINLTLTDNDGIHAINKEYRDIDAPTDVLSFPMLSYESAGDFSKLEDDYDDNFNPDTGEIMLGDIIISVDKVKEQAKSYGHSEKREYAFLILHSMLHLFGYDHMTPEEAAIMEGKQTEILNEMNILR from the coding sequence ATGAGTCTTTTTATAGAAAAAGAAACAGATACTGATTTTTCATTTGATGAGGAGGCACTCGCAAAAGAAGTGACAGACTATGCAATCGAGCATGAGGGATTTCCGTTTGAAGCTGAGATCAATCTGACACTCACGGACAATGATGGAATCCACGCCATCAATAAAGAATACCGTGACATTGATGCGCCGACGGACGTTTTGTCATTTCCGATGCTTTCTTATGAGAGCGCAGGAGATTTTTCGAAATTAGAAGATGATTACGATGACAATTTCAACCCGGACACAGGCGAAATAATGCTCGGTGATATCATTATCTCTGTTGACAAAGTAAAGGAACAGGCAAAAAGTTATGGGCACAGTGAAAAACGTGAATATGCATTTTTAATCCTTCACAGTATGCTTCATTTATTTGGATATGACCATATGACACCGGAGGAAGCTGCCATTATGGAGGGAAAACAAACTGAGATCTTAAACGAGATGAACATTTTAAGATAA
- a CDS encoding HD domain-containing protein, translating into MNDRFVIKRGWNQVCMFIVTIAAILLLCAKQQILLDQILGIVCVAMIWFVLFLFFIEHDRAEGLISHNRETDFKKVLYSYTAAAVVVVFASYFPEFVKPLVFVPLIIAAFVSERLALITGIFWDSMICLVMGLHSQELILYCLLTIFGVILAGTAEEATKQEKKLIWYEVLLFCLSVLLPVTFYYLTYQEVHFVLLLWGIGEGAISVLWLQFGYPHFSHLREQEVNDILTDIIDDTYPLVRELSNFSKQEYQHARRVSRLAASCARVAGADEKTCAAAGFYYRIGIMEGEPLTESGIRIAQEHCFPEDVIRIISEYDGETAPPSSIESAIVHMVNGLVKKIEVFDSYTMASEWNQDMVIYQTLNEYSASGIYDQSGLGMNMFLKIREYLVNEETFFF; encoded by the coding sequence ATGAATGACCGCTTTGTAATCAAAAGAGGATGGAATCAGGTCTGCATGTTTATCGTTACCATTGCAGCCATACTTTTACTGTGTGCAAAACAACAGATTTTACTGGATCAGATTTTAGGGATTGTCTGTGTTGCCATGATATGGTTTGTATTGTTTCTTTTCTTTATAGAACACGATCGTGCGGAAGGACTGATCAGCCATAACCGTGAAACAGATTTCAAAAAAGTATTATATAGTTATACGGCAGCAGCGGTGGTGGTTGTGTTTGCATCATACTTTCCTGAATTTGTAAAACCGCTGGTATTTGTACCGCTCATTATTGCAGCCTTTGTTTCCGAACGTCTTGCGCTTATCACCGGTATTTTCTGGGATTCCATGATATGTCTGGTTATGGGACTGCATTCACAGGAACTGATATTGTACTGTCTGTTGACAATCTTTGGTGTGATCCTTGCCGGGACGGCGGAGGAAGCCACAAAACAGGAAAAAAAACTTATCTGGTATGAAGTGCTGTTGTTCTGCCTCTCCGTTTTACTTCCAGTCACCTTTTATTATCTGACCTATCAGGAGGTACATTTTGTGCTTTTATTATGGGGAATTGGAGAGGGTGCCATCAGTGTTTTGTGGCTGCAGTTTGGCTATCCGCATTTCTCACATTTGAGGGAACAGGAAGTAAATGATATCCTGACGGATATTATAGATGATACTTATCCTCTTGTCCGTGAACTGTCAAATTTTTCGAAACAGGAATATCAGCATGCACGCAGAGTTTCAAGACTTGCAGCAAGCTGTGCGAGAGTTGCCGGGGCAGATGAAAAGACCTGCGCGGCGGCAGGATTTTATTACCGGATCGGGATCATGGAAGGTGAACCGCTCACAGAGAGCGGAATCCGCATTGCACAGGAACACTGTTTCCCGGAAGATGTCATCCGTATCATCAGTGAATATGATGGCGAAACAGCACCGCCTTCATCCATCGAGTCCGCGATCGTACATATGGTAAATGGCCTGGTCAAAAAGATAGAAGTTTTTGACAGTTATACAATGGCAAGCGAATGGAATCAGGATATGGTCATCTACCAGACACTAAACGAATATTCTGCAAGCGGAATTTATGATCAGTCCGGGCTCGGCATGAATATGTTTTTAAAGATCAGGGAATATCTTGTAAATGAAGAAACCTTCTTCTTTTAA
- a CDS encoding PhoH family protein, producing the protein MSLTELSLNIPTDHVANVFGQFDAYIKKIERTLNVTVVLRGESMKLLGEEHNLKKAEQVFLQLIELSKRGNIITEQNVNYALALSEEEKESAIVEIDKDCICHTINGKPVKPKTLGQKAYVDAIRQKMIVFGMGPAGTGKTYLAMAMAITAFKNEEVGRIILTRPAIEAGEKLGFLPGDLQSKVDPYLRPLYDALYQIMGAESFQKNMEKGLIEVAPLAYMRGRTLDNAFIILDEAQNTTPAQMKMFLTRIGFGSKAVITGDATQKDLTPGTASGLDVALKVLKKVDEIGICELTSKDVVRHPVVQKIVKAYEDYENRSKSASKRRQETRQR; encoded by the coding sequence ATGAGTCTGACTGAACTATCATTAAATATACCGACTGATCATGTGGCCAATGTATTTGGTCAGTTTGATGCGTATATCAAAAAAATTGAACGCACCTTAAACGTCACTGTGGTTTTACGCGGTGAGAGTATGAAGCTCCTTGGAGAGGAACATAATTTAAAAAAAGCGGAACAGGTATTTTTACAGCTGATCGAATTATCAAAAAGAGGCAATATCATTACTGAGCAGAATGTCAATTATGCACTGGCACTTTCGGAGGAGGAAAAAGAATCCGCAATCGTGGAGATCGATAAGGACTGTATCTGCCATACGATCAACGGCAAGCCGGTCAAACCAAAGACACTTGGACAGAAAGCATATGTGGATGCGATACGCCAGAAAATGATCGTGTTTGGCATGGGTCCTGCAGGAACCGGTAAAACTTATCTTGCAATGGCAATGGCGATCACGGCGTTTAAGAATGAAGAAGTGGGAAGGATCATCCTGACACGTCCGGCAATCGAAGCCGGCGAGAAATTAGGATTTTTGCCGGGGGATTTACAGAGTAAGGTCGACCCGTATTTAAGACCGCTTTATGATGCATTATATCAGATCATGGGAGCAGAAAGCTTCCAGAAAAATATGGAAAAGGGGCTGATCGAGGTTGCACCGCTTGCATACATGCGCGGACGTACACTTGACAACGCATTTATCATATTAGATGAGGCGCAGAACACCACACCGGCGCAGATGAAAATGTTCCTTACCCGTATCGGTTTTGGATCTAAGGCGGTGATCACCGGTGATGCAACCCAGAAGGATTTAACACCTGGCACAGCATCCGGTCTTGATGTTGCCTTAAAAGTATTAAAAAAAGTGGATGAGATCGGCATCTGTGAACTGACCAGCAAAGATGTGGTCCGTCATCCGGTTGTACAGAAGATCGTGAAGGCTTATGAAGATTATGAAAACCGCAGTAAGAGCGCATCAAAAAGAAGACAGGAGACTCGCCAGCGATGA
- the yqfD gene encoding sporulation protein YqfD, with the protein MLLSVIKYFKGYVYVRLSGYAPERFLNLCGSHDILIWNLKSTKDGYEFCISVAGFKQLRPILKKTRTHIRIQKRYGMPFELYHYRKRKMFAMGMLLFAGLIYYLSGFIWNIEVNGNSYLSEEVVLCFLSKEHASFGTKKKNIDCAALEETLRSRYPEVIWTSIKIYGTKMTVDIQENLLPEENYEEKKEETAHDIVAADDGLITEMITRSGTPVVTVGTPVKKGDVLVNGYVEILNDDGETAQYLYRTADADVIAKVTYSYHDEIPMEYVKKVSTGAEKITYQVRILDYLIENPFFSPVEEPYEVVSDVSQFHFTDNFYLPVYLVRQTYLGYKNEQKTYTEKEAKRLASENLKKYLDDLEEKGIQITEKNVIIERTKKKYVVKGTIGTLKSIVSYQPTKIIEQSSEERQPTDESD; encoded by the coding sequence ATGCTGCTCTCGGTAATTAAGTATTTTAAAGGATACGTGTATGTCCGTTTAAGCGGTTATGCGCCGGAACGTTTCCTGAATTTATGCGGAAGCCATGATATTCTGATCTGGAATTTGAAATCTACGAAGGATGGATACGAATTCTGCATCAGTGTAGCAGGTTTTAAGCAGTTACGTCCGATCTTAAAAAAAACAAGAACACATATCCGCATCCAAAAAAGATATGGCATGCCGTTTGAATTGTACCATTACCGCAAACGGAAAATGTTTGCAATGGGCATGCTGTTATTTGCAGGGCTGATCTATTACCTTTCCGGTTTTATCTGGAATATTGAAGTCAACGGCAATTCCTATCTGTCTGAGGAAGTCGTACTCTGCTTTCTTTCGAAAGAACATGCCTCTTTTGGCACAAAGAAAAAAAATATTGACTGTGCGGCTTTAGAGGAAACGTTAAGAAGCCGTTATCCCGAAGTGATCTGGACTTCCATCAAAATCTACGGCACCAAAATGACGGTTGATATCCAGGAAAATCTGCTCCCGGAAGAAAATTATGAGGAAAAGAAAGAGGAGACAGCGCACGATATCGTTGCTGCCGATGATGGCTTGATCACAGAAATGATCACAAGAAGTGGTACACCGGTAGTGACTGTAGGAACCCCGGTGAAAAAGGGAGATGTGTTAGTCAATGGGTATGTTGAGATTCTAAATGATGACGGAGAGACGGCACAATATCTTTACCGCACCGCAGATGCGGATGTCATTGCAAAAGTTACATATTCCTACCATGATGAGATACCGATGGAATATGTAAAAAAAGTATCGACTGGCGCAGAAAAAATAACTTATCAGGTCAGAATTCTGGATTATCTGATCGAAAATCCTTTTTTTTCACCGGTGGAAGAACCATATGAAGTTGTGTCGGATGTGTCACAATTTCACTTTACAGATAATTTTTATCTTCCGGTTTATCTGGTCAGACAGACCTATCTGGGCTATAAAAATGAACAAAAGACGTACACAGAAAAGGAGGCAAAACGACTGGCTTCTGAGAATCTTAAGAAATATCTTGACGATTTGGAAGAAAAAGGTATTCAAATTACAGAAAAAAATGTTATTATAGAGAGAACGAAGAAAAAATATGTGGTGAAAGGAACGATTGGCACTTTAAAATCCATTGTTTCCTATCAGCCGACAAAAATCATCGAACAATCGAGCGAAGAGAGGCAACCGACGGATGAGTCTGACTGA
- a CDS encoding YabP/YqfC family sporulation protein, with translation MKKNQKEKIINSLELPKDLMLGAAIVTATGRHEVLISNYKGILEYEDSFIKIQTKNCRILISGSHLAIDYYTNEEMKITGFLDTIQYEN, from the coding sequence ATGAAGAAAAATCAGAAAGAAAAAATAATAAACAGCTTAGAACTGCCGAAGGATCTGATGCTCGGCGCAGCGATCGTGACTGCAACCGGAAGGCATGAGGTTCTGATTTCTAATTATAAAGGAATCCTGGAATATGAGGATTCCTTTATCAAAATACAGACAAAAAACTGCAGGATCCTGATTTCCGGCTCACATCTTGCAATCGACTATTACACGAATGAGGAAATGAAAATTACCGGGTTTTTAGACACGATCCAGTACGAAAATTAA
- a CDS encoding pyrimidine-nucleoside phosphorylase: protein MRMYDLIEKKKLGMELTTDEIRFMIDGFTDGSIPDYQMSAMTMAICFQGMSKRETVDLTLAMRDSGDVLDLSSIPGVKVDKHSTGGVGDKTSLALTPIIASLGVPVAKMSGRGLGHTGGTIDKLESFPGFTTALPEEIFFKNVREIGIALAGQTTNLAPADKKLYALRDVTATVDQMSLIASSIMSKKLASGSDAIVLDVKTGNGAFMKKYEDSVALAKEMVSIGTMAGKKTAAVITDMDQPLGNAVGNAIEVIEAVDTLKGEGPSDFKEVVFALGAQMLLFAGRADSCEEAVKLMQDSIDSGAALDKMAEFVRAQGGDASYVYDTSKFPKTKYSVEVKAACGGFVHRILAENIGIACMTLGGGRETKDSVIDLSVGIYLKKKNGDAVDTGDTLAVIYANDREKMDAAAEKVLHAYEIAAVPKEMLPVVREYIYE from the coding sequence ATGAGAATGTATGACCTGATTGAAAAGAAAAAACTTGGCATGGAACTGACCACAGATGAGATCCGTTTTATGATCGATGGTTTTACGGACGGTTCGATTCCGGATTATCAGATGTCTGCCATGACGATGGCGATCTGTTTTCAGGGAATGAGTAAACGGGAAACGGTCGACCTGACACTTGCCATGCGTGACAGCGGGGATGTGCTCGATCTCTCTTCCATTCCGGGTGTGAAAGTAGATAAACACAGTACCGGCGGTGTGGGAGATAAGACATCGTTAGCGCTGACACCGATCATTGCTTCTCTTGGAGTTCCGGTTGCAAAGATGTCTGGAAGAGGACTTGGCCATACCGGAGGAACCATTGACAAACTTGAGAGCTTTCCGGGATTTACGACTGCGCTTCCGGAGGAAATCTTTTTTAAAAATGTCCGTGAGATCGGTATTGCACTGGCAGGGCAGACAACCAATCTTGCCCCGGCGGATAAAAAGCTGTACGCACTGCGTGATGTCACGGCTACCGTCGATCAGATGTCACTGATTGCCAGCTCGATTATGAGCAAAAAATTAGCTTCCGGCAGTGATGCAATCGTGCTCGACGTCAAGACCGGAAACGGCGCATTCATGAAAAAATATGAGGACTCTGTCGCACTTGCAAAAGAGATGGTGTCGATTGGAACGATGGCAGGCAAAAAGACGGCGGCAGTCATCACGGATATGGACCAGCCGCTTGGAAATGCCGTTGGAAATGCCATCGAAGTGATCGAGGCGGTCGACACCTTAAAAGGAGAAGGCCCTTCGGATTTTAAAGAGGTAGTCTTTGCACTGGGGGCCCAGATGTTACTCTTTGCAGGACGTGCAGATTCATGCGAAGAGGCGGTAAAACTCATGCAGGATTCCATAGACAGTGGAGCTGCGCTTGATAAAATGGCTGAGTTTGTGAGAGCGCAGGGTGGGGATGCATCTTATGTATATGACACTTCAAAGTTCCCAAAAACAAAATATTCGGTCGAAGTAAAAGCAGCGTGCGGCGGATTCGTGCATCGCATTCTGGCGGAAAATATTGGCATTGCCTGTATGACACTTGGCGGTGGACGTGAAACGAAGGACAGTGTGATCGATCTTTCTGTTGGCATTTATTTAAAGAAGAAAAATGGAGATGCTGTAGATACCGGTGACACACTGGCAGTCATTTATGCAAATGATCGTGAAAAAATGGATGCGGCTGCCGAAAAAGTACTGCATGCTTATGAAATTGCTGCCGTGCCGAAAGAAATGCTGCCGGTCGTAAGAGAATATATTTACGAATAA